GTTTAATACCAAAAAATATCAATACATTCACTCTAAATGATGAGACTTTCTATACAATATATTAACtttatataagataagatatacctttatttgtcccacagtggggaaatttatgttacagcagcaaagaaaaatgtgcaaatataaaatagaagcacaatataattatgaatatatacagtacagtgtaaaggtacaaaagaaaagaaaaaagcaaacaataTGGTAGTTATActtccaaacaaacaaattgctATAGGTAATATTGCAAAGTTTAAAGAAGGGTGTTATTGCACAAGAATTtaagttattgttattgtacagtttaaaaaaaaaaaaaacttgctgtttcatgtttcttggaaaatgtttaattttatccTAAAATTCTTCTTACCAAGATAGTTTCATAACATCACTTGAGTACAGGAGATCTGGTGAtggtttaaacatttattatacaaCATTTATGGAACAAAATACGAACAGTTATACGAATTCTGTATTAACGCTTTTATTTAAACCTTAGGTTCCATGGTGTCAGTATAtaaactgattatttttcttatgttctttaaagctgctttgaaacaatgtccagtgttaaaagcgctatacaaataaatttgaaatgaataGAATATTTGAGCGTTGCTCGATCTGACACAAagactgtattttattttatttttttaaagattataagGGAAATGAGGGAGCAGAACAGGCAGTAAGAGAACGACTTGAATCTTTGGAGAAGAGTTTCTCATTCCCTCGTTCTGCCATGGCTGTCCAACTCTGCACCGCTCGTGCCGGCTTCAGTCATTGTCCCGAGGAACATGCTTTCTTGGCTGCTGAATGGCCAATGCCTAGAGATAAGCACTCAGAGACAAGGTTCCAGGTTTATAAGGATCTTAGGAGGAAAGGTTTCTACCTGACTGCAGCAGGGAAGTTTGGGGGAGATTATCTCGTGTATCCAGGTGAGACCAGTATGGATTTATCCATATTTACCTGAACTAACCCCCCCCAAAGTGACATGTTATTCCCAACCACTACAAAGTTACACgtgataattatttaatatgtaaGATATGTTAATTATCACATTTGATATCTACCACTGTTATTTTCCTCTTCCTTCAGGTGATCCACTCCGTTTTCACGCCCACTTCATTGCCCTGTGTTTGCCTATGGATGAAAAGTTACCAGTCTATGATCTTCTTGCTATAGCAAGACTTGGATccaatgtaaagaaaacagtgcTACTTTGTTCACCACAGTATTCCAGGGACAGAGTAGAGGAAACAGAAGTGGAGGTTGTGTATTCATCTCTGCAGTGGAGTGGAATAGTATAGCATACAGTGAGCGATTAGACAGGAATACTTTTTGTCTTTCAGGACTTAATAAGCTGCTGATGGACTGGGCCTGATTAAATACTTGCATATTTGCTCTGGAataaaatctcttcattttTCCATAGCTGgtcatttcagtttgttttagtGTCTACCATCAAAGATATCTGGGGTTTAGCCAGTAAAGTacataatgattaaaaacacaGTGTCATAGGGTTTtattgtttgattgattgattgattgattgatgaaattttgattcagggtccttaaggggccccaaaaagtttggactgtgaggagccagttttactaaaatgtcaataactcaagaattaaatgagctatcaacaccaaacttgggacacatgtgaaagaggtcaaactgaggtcacatttcaaaaaccgtggcgattggccacttcgtggcgctataacggaaaaatcactaaaaacagcca
Above is a window of Tachysurus vachellii isolate PV-2020 chromosome 9, HZAU_Pvac_v1, whole genome shotgun sequence DNA encoding:
- the tsen34 gene encoding tRNA-splicing endonuclease subunit Sen34, giving the protein MDWNGTEQSTQSDDQHTESSECVDARNTSDADKAENQVVNISLCGSTPLLWRASDIRLCREEVGVIGNLVGSLARQPRQNVRLGRPLEILQEEAQLLVETGKATTVRHKELYENKESRSKAFGLYKARLEQSYKEQRALALEDKKAVLQRVMEEKQNDYKGNEGAEQAVRERLESLEKSFSFPRSAMAVQLCTARAGFSHCPEEHAFLAAEWPMPRDKHSETRFQVYKDLRRKGFYLTAAGKFGGDYLVYPGDPLRFHAHFIALCLPMDEKLPVYDLLAIARLGSNVKKTVLLCSPQYSRDRVEETEVEVVYSSLQWSGIV